A window of the Lolium perenne isolate Kyuss_39 chromosome 7, Kyuss_2.0, whole genome shotgun sequence genome harbors these coding sequences:
- the LOC127317676 gene encoding uncharacterized protein, with amino-acid sequence MFRRRFSMGKPLFLRIVDALSNWSPYFTNRVDAINREGLSPLQKCTAAMRMLAYGTSADQLDEVLYLGASTSLDCLSAFAQGIIEVFGEEYLRPPKPEEILRLMQIGHARGFPGMLGSIDCMHWQWKNYPMEWRGQFTGHHGVPTMILEAVASYDLRIWHAYFGVAGSNNDINVLNRSTLFIGTLKGETPRVQYNVNGRQYDTGYYLADGIYPEWATFVKSIPLPQNDKTKLFAKHQEGARKDVERAFAALQSRFSIVNRPAKFWKRAAIGSIMQACVILHNMIVEDERKPFNTPLDLNRNPEISSVLPPEVVQGAHPVFEDVLRRSATIRDRETHTQLKSDLVENIWDCFGKI; translated from the coding sequence ATGTTCCGCAGAAGGTTTAGTATGGGCAAACCACTCTTCCTACGAATCGTAGATGCCCTCAGCAATTGGTCTCCCTATTTTACTAATAGAGTAGATGCCATTAATCGTGAGGGTCTCTCGCCGCTCCAAAAGTGTACAGCAGCAATGCGTATGCTTGCCTATGGGACATCAGCTGACCAACTTGATGAGGTGCTATATCTCGGAGCCAGCACATCATTGGATTGCTTGAGTGCATTTGCACAAGGAATTATTGAGGTTTTCGGCGAAGAATATTTGCGCCCCCCTAAACCTGAAGAAATTCTCCGTCTTATGCAAATTGGCCATGCTCGTGGCTTTCCTGGCATGTTAGGAAGTATTGATTGTATGCACTGGCAGTGGAAGAACTATCCAATGGAATGGAGGGGTCAGTTCACAGGTCACCACGGAGTTCCTACTATGATACTTGAAGCTGTTGCTTCATATGATCTTCGCATATGGCATGCCTATTTTGGAGTTGCTGGGTCAAACAATGACATTAATGTTTTGAATCGGTCTACTTTGTTCATCGGTACTTTGAAAGGAGAGACTCCTAGGGTTCAATACAATGTCAATGGGAGGCAATATGACACAGGATATTACCTTGCCGACGGCATATATCCGGAATGGGCTACCTTTGTGAAGTCAATACCGCTTCCTCAGAATGATAAGACCAAATTGTTTGCAAAGCACCAAGAAGGggcaaggaaggatgtcgagcgagcATTTGCAGCACTCCAATCTCGTTTTAGCATTGTAAATCGTCCGGCGAAATTTTGGAAACGTGCAGCCATTGGATCCATAATGCAAGCATGTGTCATACTTCATAATATGATAGTTGAGGATGAACGGAAACCGTTTAACACCCCATTGGACTTGAATCGCAACCCAGAGATATCATCTGTTCTACCACCTGAAGTAGTGCAGGGTGCTCATCCTGTCTTTGAAGATGTCCTGCGAAGAAGTGCCACCATTCGTGACCGGGAGACACATACTCAGCTCAAGTCCGATTTAGTCGAGAATATCTGGGATTGTTTTGGCAAAATATAA
- the LOC127317675 gene encoding phosphatidylinositol 4-phosphate 5-kinase 9 yields the protein MKCEDSSSSPVLEREYAQGVLISEIVLDKWSLPESSSKKLKLGLRRAAKRPGETIIKGHRSYDLMLCLQLGIRYTVGKITPIPERQVRTSDYGHKANFWMNFPKNGSKLTPSHRALDFKWKDYCPMVFRNLREMFKIDTADYMISISGSDALRELSSPGKSGSIFFLSQDDRFMIKTLRKSEVQVLLRMLPYYYRHVQTYENTLVTKFFGLHRVTPSSGRKFQFVVMGNMFCTELRIHRRFDLKGSSLGRSTEKIKIDENTTLKDLDLNYSFYLEPSWRGALLKQIEIDSEFLRNHGIMDYSLLLGFHYRARRNLQIGSSCRESILPDNLTVLSEADVAEENSVYNYQDGLILLQRGSNKNGPASVGPHIRGSRLRSSSACFEEVDLLLPGTGRLPIQLGVNMPARAEKEDKQEDGSKSLHHVYDVVLYIGIIDILQKYNMTKKIEHAYKSIKYKYNPLSISAVEPRFYSERFFKFVGTAFPENSYNQ from the exons ATGAAATGTGAAGATTCTAGCTCCTCCCCGGTGCTCGAACGGGAGTACGCGCAGGGAGTTCTAATCAGCGAGATTGTGCTGGATAAGTGGAGCCTCCCGGAATCGTCCTCCAAGAAACTGAAACTTGGCCTCAGAAGGGCCGCGAAAAGGCCCGGAGAGACGATAATTAAAGGCCACCGGAGCTACGATCTCATGCTCTGTCTGCAGCTTGGAATCAG GTACACAGTTGGAAAGATTACGCCCATCCCGGAGCGTCAAGTGCGAACTTCTGATTATGGCCACAAAGCTAATTTCTGGATGAACTTCCCCAAAAACGGATCAAAGCTTACTCCTTCACATCGTGCTCTAGATTTTAAGTGGAAGGACTACTGCCCAATGGTTTTCAG AAATTTGAGGGAGATGTTCAAGATTGATACAGCAGACTACATGATTTCCATTAGTGGAAGTGATGCACTTAGGGAGCTATCTTCTCCTGGAAAGAGTGGGAGTATCTTTTTCTTGTCGCAGGACGACCGGTTCATGATCAAGACTCTTCGGAAATCAGAAGTGCAG GTTCTTCTGCGTATGCTCCCATACTATTATCGTCATGTCCAAACCTATGAGAATACACTCGTAACTAAATTTTTTGGCCTCCACCGGGTGACACCTTCCAGTGGTCGAAAG TTTCAATTTGTAGTAATGGGCAACATGTTCTGCACAGAACTAAGAATTCATCGAAGATTTGACTTAAAAGGTTCATCTTTGGGACGTTCTACAGAGAAAATTAAAATCGACGAGAACACGACGCTGAAAGACTTGGATCTGAATTATTCATTTTATCTTGAGCCTTCTTGGCGGGGTGCTTTGCTTAA GCAGATTGAAATCGACAGCGAATTTCTAAGGAACCATGGTATAATGGATTACAGCTTACTTCTTGGTTTCCATTACCGAGCTCGTCGAAACCTACAAATAGGATCATCATGTCGTGAAAGCATTTTGCCAGATAACTTAACCGTTCTTTCAGAAGCAG ATGTCGCAGAGGAGAATTCCGTTTATAACTATCAAGACGGGCTGATTTTGCTGCAGCGAGGCAGCAACAAAAATGGTCCAGCTTCTGTCGGCCCACACATCAGGGGAAGCCGCCTGCGTTCGTCATCGGCATGTTTCGAGGAAGTTGATCTTCTGCTTCCAGGCACAGGAAG gcttccgatccagctaggaGTCAACATGCCGGCGAGAGCGGAGAAAGAAGATAAACAAGAGGATGGCAGCAAATCGCTCCATCATGTTTATGATGTCGTACTCTACATAGGGATCATTGATATTCTGCAGAAGTACAACATGACGAAGAAGATTGAGCATGCATATAAGTCCATCAAGTATAAGTATAACCCCTTGTCAATATCTGCTGTGGAACCTCGATTCTACTCGGAGCGCTTCTTCAAGTTTGTCGGCACCGCCTTCCCCGAGAACTCATATAATCAATAA